gttttgcagaATACACAGATGATGAAATCCACATCCCGAAGCACTCGTCCGTGATCGTTCGCCGTACTCCGCTTGGTGGAGTAAAACCTGCTGGCAGGACGTTCATTGTGTAAGTGTACATACGACTATTACTCGAGTCACGATTGAGCAGTATGGTTGCTTATAATTTGAAGTCATGAACAGATTTGTTCGATTTCCTGATTCATTTTAAAGCAGCGATACAAGGTGTTCTATTAACTAATTATAGCTGTATGTCCTGTAGTCAGTCACAGGTTGCCTTTTGAGTCAACAACTGATGTTTTTATTCGTTTTGTTTCTGCAGAGATCGTTCTGACACAGCTGTGGTGGGATCTTCTAGACCCGTATGTAAAACAAACCCCAATTCAACACTCTCTCCTCtcacctctctctccccccttttTCTTGCTTTAGTCACCTTTCTTGAGAACATTCTGTCAGCAATGATTAAGTTGTGTGTATCCTCTGTTCACTGTGTGTTGGCTACATTTGTGTTGAGATCTCAACCTCTATGTGTTATTTGATGTCTTTGTGGGAGGGTTTCTTGGAGTCAACACAGCTAAAAAAATAGTTTGTTGTTTCTCTAAAAACCCTGGGTTGTTGTTTTGAAGTAAGCAGATTAAAGTTTACAATTACTGGAAGAGATGAGGTTAAGATGAGAAACAACAGACTAGCCACCATTGTTTTTCTTATGCTCTGAACCTAACGATTGTTGAACTGTTGACAATTTTTTAACTGACTGAAGAAATCATTTAATCTGTTAATGACTGTATTTCATAATGAAATGGTTTTGTAGCCTGCTTCAGGCTAGACACATGTATTTTAAAGGGGTTTGTAAAGGGAAAATATCATATTTTTGTATTGATAAttgtcattttattttctgtgaaAATATTTAATCCTTATGTGGTTAAGAACCCAATGAAGTACAGTGTGGCTGGGATTGATTGATTGTAATTAACTTTGATTACAAGACTAAAGTTGTGTGGGTCGAAAAGACTCGCCAGTGGTTTTTGTTTTGAACGCTCATCCTGCTAAACTTTAATACCTAAATCTGTTGTTCAGTAACATTTGCcaatgtcaattgttttgtcctGTACAATTTCACCGTTAAGATGTTCTATTCTGCATTGAATATGGACTGCACATAACCCTTAGAGGCACACATATTTCATCCTGATGAGTTCAATGCTTTGAATTAATTCAGATAACTAAGTGTCTGTTTTTACAAAGAACCAGGTATGGGTTAAAAGCTAGTTTTGATACGTGAGATGCTGTGCCTTAGCCACTGGCGTATAATGTTGTGCCATTATCACAAAGTACTTTGACACATCATCAGTAAATATCTTGTCAATCTCTGGAGGCTTTCCAAGGTTGCTGCAGTGAGAAGTATACTGGTGTAGTGTGTCCTGTAAGCTGTAAGCTGCAGAACCTGTCAATAAAGTTCTTCAGTGGTTCCGTGTCAGAACCGCGTGCACCAGATCCCTGTGTGTTCCCTCCACAGCATTCTGCAATACCCAGTCTTTCCTCTGAGCCCTGCATATCATGATGGACAACCCATCCCGTCTACTTTTATTTACTTGTTTGCAAGTATGAGGCAGAGCAGCCATTTtgtttattgatacaaaatTAAGTTTTATTTTGTCCATGCGTGAGACTTAATTCTCATCGCTCATTGACTCCTGACCTGTATTTGAAACATCCCTTCAGTTGGATTTTAGCCTTCACTCTGTAGTGGTTTAATGGGTTATTTAAGGGTAACTTCTGAAGGAACACTTGACTTGTAAATGTCTTCTTCTTCCAGACCTTTCGTTTAAAAGAAGCATTTCTACATTTGTGTCTCGTCAGCTCGAAATATTTGACACTTAACAGAGTCTGCCGCTCTCATTAAACATCTTGGCACCAATCCCCGCATGCTCATTAAGTTACAGA
Above is a window of Pseudochaenichthys georgianus chromosome 1, fPseGeo1.2, whole genome shotgun sequence DNA encoding:
- the LOC139432837 gene encoding E3 ubiquitin-protein ligase RBBP6-like, coding for MSCVHYKFSSKLDYNTVTFDGLHITLNELKKQIMGRERLKATDCDLQITNAQTREEYTDDEIHIPKHSSVIVRRTPLGGVKPAGRTFIVDRSDTAVVGSSRPVCKTNPNSTLSPLTSLSPLFLALVTFLENILSAMIKLCVSSVHCVLATFVLRSQPLCVI